In Candidatus Binatia bacterium, one DNA window encodes the following:
- a CDS encoding CvpA family protein: MTAPDVLLLCFVALAALRGFWRGFFREAFGLLGLVGGLATAVWLTPWVEASIDRSFRLPPPIPAGVAFVGIFVCVHTAMSALGAVADWLRGVGGRRWLQGLGGACLGAGKGAVLVAFVVLFLHLFPVLPGLDTRLRESTVAQHLMSAAAKAVRTGWAVGVAPETGGGG; the protein is encoded by the coding sequence ATGACCGCGCCCGACGTCCTGCTTCTGTGCTTCGTCGCCCTCGCGGCGTTACGCGGCTTCTGGCGTGGGTTCTTTCGCGAGGCGTTCGGGCTCCTGGGGTTGGTCGGCGGCCTTGCCACGGCGGTGTGGCTGACGCCCTGGGTCGAGGCGTCCATCGACCGATCATTTCGCCTTCCGCCGCCGATCCCTGCAGGGGTGGCATTCGTCGGCATCTTTGTGTGTGTGCACACGGCGATGAGCGCGCTCGGAGCCGTCGCGGATTGGCTCCGTGGCGTCGGCGGTCGGAGGTGGCTGCAGGGTCTCGGGGGAGCTTGCCTGGGTGCCGGTAAGGGGGCTGTTCTGGTCGCCTTCGTCGTGCTCTTCCTGCACCTGTTCCCGGTACTTCCCGGCCTCGACACACGCTTGCGGGAGTCGACGGTTGCCCAGCACCTGATGTCGGCCGCGGCGAAAGCCGTTCGCACGGGATGGGCGGTGGGTGTGGCTCCGGAGACCGGCGGGGGGGGCTGA
- the rpsU gene encoding 30S ribosomal protein S21 encodes MAGVRVKENEPIESAIRRFKKQCEKAGILAELRKREHYEKPSVRRKKKALAAKKRFLRRVARSGY; translated from the coding sequence ATGGCAGGGGTTCGCGTCAAGGAAAACGAACCCATCGAGAGCGCCATCCGGCGCTTCAAGAAGCAGTGCGAAAAGGCCGGCATCCTCGCCGAGCTGCGTAAACGCGAGCACTACGAGAAACCGAGCGTGCGCCGGAAGAAGAAGGCGCTCGCCGCCAAGAAGCGTTTCCTCCGGAGAGTTGCTCGGAGTGGGTACTGA
- a CDS encoding glycerophosphodiester phosphodiesterase, translating to MHRPWLRIAHRGASGEAPEHTRRAFLRALDHGVDMIELDVHLSRDGELIVIHDDVLERTTNGRGLVREHELPGLRALDVGAWFGPAFAGESILTLGEVVALVDGRARLNVELKSPRADWRGQALQLSDVLRRADIVGSTVVSCFDPEALAVLRDVEPAAQLGLLWADADVEVAWDWARRLAAISFHPHWTLTAEATVNAAHERGLLVLTWTVNEVEVMEDLLAAGVDGIITDYPDRFAALHRPGTPSP from the coding sequence ATGCACCGGCCGTGGCTGCGGATTGCCCACCGCGGGGCTTCGGGTGAGGCCCCCGAACACACGCGACGGGCGTTTCTGCGAGCCCTCGATCATGGCGTGGACATGATCGAGCTGGACGTGCACCTCAGTCGAGACGGGGAGCTGATCGTAATTCACGACGACGTCCTGGAGCGGACCACCAATGGCCGTGGTCTGGTGCGCGAGCATGAACTTCCGGGCTTGCGGGCGCTCGATGTCGGTGCGTGGTTCGGGCCGGCATTTGCCGGCGAGTCGATTCTCACGCTCGGCGAGGTCGTGGCGCTGGTCGATGGCCGTGCCCGCCTCAACGTGGAACTGAAGTCGCCGCGAGCGGATTGGCGTGGGCAGGCGTTGCAACTTTCGGACGTCCTGCGGCGTGCGGACATCGTCGGATCGACGGTGGTGTCTTGCTTTGACCCGGAAGCGCTGGCGGTGTTGCGCGATGTGGAGCCGGCGGCGCAATTGGGGCTGCTGTGGGCCGATGCCGACGTCGAAGTCGCCTGGGACTGGGCGCGGCGCCTCGCAGCGATTTCATTCCATCCCCACTGGACACTTACCGCCGAGGCGACAGTGAATGCGGCGCACGAGCGTGGGTTGCTGGTCCTGACGTGGACGGTGAACGAAGTCGAGGTGATGGAAGACCTGCTCGCGGCCGGCGTCGACGGAATCATTACCGATTATCCCGACAGGTTCGCGGCGCTCCACCGGCCCGGTACGCCGTCACCTTGA
- a CDS encoding 50S ribosomal protein L11 methyltransferase — protein sequence MARSWAELSVRVSNRHIEAVSNFLVEAGSPGIEVREGSANSEIVGYFAGMPPITALRRLLADLGARLDGIATRRVDEEAWGETWKRHCRPQTIGKRLYVCPSWEVERAPSGRIEIVIDPGMAFGTGDHPTTRACLLLAERAAARAPLRRVLDCGTGSGILAIGAARLGAREVWAVDPDPVARAAATENGEINGIGGRLRVVPSLDPVSGPFDLILANLFADLLAELAPRLRTLLARTGVMVCAGFVSADADRVEQQFAREGLHATQTITEGDWVTLELRRP from the coding sequence GTGGCTCGTTCATGGGCCGAACTCAGCGTCAGGGTAAGTAATCGGCATATCGAGGCCGTCTCGAATTTCCTCGTCGAGGCGGGCTCCCCGGGAATCGAGGTGCGCGAGGGTTCGGCAAACTCGGAGATAGTGGGGTACTTCGCCGGAATGCCTCCCATCACCGCCCTGCGCAGGTTGCTCGCCGACCTCGGAGCAAGGCTAGATGGGATCGCGACGCGTCGGGTAGACGAGGAAGCCTGGGGCGAAACCTGGAAGCGGCACTGCCGACCACAGACCATCGGCAAACGGCTCTACGTGTGTCCGTCATGGGAAGTAGAGCGGGCTCCGTCTGGCCGCATCGAGATTGTCATCGACCCAGGCATGGCGTTTGGCACCGGGGACCACCCGACAACGCGGGCTTGCCTGCTGCTCGCCGAGCGTGCGGCGGCTCGTGCACCCCTGCGACGCGTGCTCGACTGCGGCACCGGTTCCGGGATTCTCGCCATCGGCGCCGCGCGCCTCGGAGCCCGGGAGGTGTGGGCTGTCGACCCGGACCCGGTCGCTCGCGCCGCCGCGACGGAGAACGGTGAGATCAATGGAATTGGCGGTCGGCTGCGAGTTGTCCCTTCCCTCGACCCGGTCTCCGGACCGTTCGACCTCATCCTGGCGAATCTTTTCGCCGACCTGCTCGCGGAATTAGCGCCGCGGTTGCGGACCTTGCTGGCACGCACTGGCGTTATGGTATGCGCCGGATTTGTCAGCGCCGACGCCGATCGCGTCGAGCAGCAGTTCGCGCGCGAGGGACTTCACGCCACCCAGACCATCACGGAGGGGGACTGGGTGACACTGGAGCTGCGCCGCCCATAA
- a CDS encoding 16S rRNA (uracil(1498)-N(3))-methyltransferase, protein MAVPIFIVEPHQLDGLDAILRGAEFRHLRVRRLQPGSRVVLGDGRGRQRPGVVVAVAATEAVVRFAGAATEGVDSPCRITLAQAALKAPKLDLLIEKATELGVSAIVVYTCERSLGAVSTSRRERWERIARSAAKQCGRATSPTITGPLPGAAVFADATSPLRLLFLEPAATRPAQPISQLAELSTPAAVTTIIGPEGGFTPEERQTAILAGCTPVTLGTRILRAETAAIAALALCQFLWGDLGRSPG, encoded by the coding sequence ATGGCTGTCCCGATCTTCATCGTCGAGCCGCATCAGTTAGACGGACTCGATGCCATTCTCCGGGGAGCCGAGTTTCGCCACCTGCGCGTGCGTCGCCTGCAGCCCGGAAGTCGGGTCGTGTTGGGCGACGGGCGCGGAAGACAGCGCCCCGGGGTAGTGGTCGCCGTGGCTGCGACAGAGGCGGTCGTCCGCTTTGCGGGTGCAGCGACCGAAGGGGTTGACTCTCCTTGCCGCATCACGCTTGCCCAGGCGGCACTCAAGGCCCCCAAACTCGATCTTCTCATCGAGAAGGCAACCGAGTTGGGGGTGTCCGCAATTGTGGTCTATACGTGCGAGCGTTCCCTTGGCGCCGTCTCGACCAGCCGTCGCGAACGTTGGGAAAGGATCGCTCGCAGCGCAGCCAAGCAATGCGGGCGCGCCACGTCGCCCACCATAACCGGTCCGCTGCCAGGCGCCGCCGTCTTCGCGGATGCAACGTCCCCCCTGCGGCTACTGTTTCTCGAGCCTGCCGCCACACGACCGGCACAGCCAATAAGTCAGCTTGCTGAGCTGTCCACCCCTGCCGCGGTCACTACCATCATTGGCCCTGAGGGCGGATTCACCCCGGAGGAGCGCCAGACGGCCATCCTGGCGGGTTGCACACCGGTAACCCTCGGGACCCGCATCCTGCGCGCGGAGACCGCAGCAATAGCCGCGCTTGCCCTCTGCCAGTTCCTCTGGGGTGATCTCGGCAGATCACCGGGATGA
- the gshB gene encoding glutathione synthase codes for MDPIDRILPDKDTTFVLMLESLHRGHGVYYCTQFDLFTRDSTSFACFRRADVMRGIPHFRLFEERTEPLDWFQVVFMRKDPPVDLDYLFATHLLSLADPARTLVLNNPRALRDANEKLYTLNFPSLIPPTLVTSDMARLRTFLAEVGGEAILKPLDACGGAGIFLIRTGDRNLNSIIETATANGRRLIMAQRYLPEIRQGDKRVILLDGQPLGAVLRVPREDEHRGNIHVGGNCVRSALTARDLEIVAAVGPRLCADGLVLVGLDIIGDYLTEVNVTSPTGVQEINALDGVCLEQSILNLVEGKAPPPS; via the coding sequence ATGGACCCCATCGACCGCATTCTTCCCGACAAGGACACCACATTCGTCCTGATGCTCGAAAGCCTCCACCGCGGCCATGGCGTCTACTACTGCACCCAATTCGACCTGTTCACGCGCGACTCCACCTCCTTCGCTTGCTTCCGCCGGGCCGATGTCATGCGGGGTATCCCGCACTTTCGCCTCTTCGAGGAGCGAACAGAACCGCTGGACTGGTTCCAGGTAGTATTTATGCGCAAGGACCCACCCGTGGATCTTGACTACCTCTTCGCCACCCATCTCCTCAGCCTCGCCGACCCTGCTCGCACCCTCGTTCTCAACAACCCTCGCGCCTTGCGGGACGCCAACGAGAAACTCTACACGCTCAATTTCCCTTCGTTGATCCCTCCAACCCTCGTAACCTCCGACATGGCGCGCCTGCGCACTTTTCTCGCCGAGGTCGGCGGCGAGGCCATTCTAAAGCCCCTCGACGCGTGCGGTGGCGCCGGCATTTTCCTCATCCGCACCGGCGACCGCAATCTCAACTCGATTATCGAGACCGCGACCGCGAACGGCCGTCGTCTCATCATGGCGCAGCGATACCTTCCCGAAATCCGTCAGGGCGACAAGCGTGTCATTCTCCTCGACGGCCAACCTCTCGGCGCCGTCTTGCGTGTCCCGCGAGAGGACGAGCACCGCGGCAACATTCACGTCGGCGGCAACTGCGTAAGAAGCGCCCTAACCGCCCGCGATCTTGAGATTGTCGCGGCGGTGGGGCCCCGTTTGTGCGCCGACGGCCTCGTCCTTGTCGGCCTAGACATCATCGGCGACTATCTGACCGAGGTTAACGTCACCAGCCCTACGGGCGTTCAGGAAATCAACGCCCTCGACGGGGTTTGTCTGGAGCAATCGATTCTCAACCTCGTGGAGGGCAAGGCACCGCCTCCTAGCTGA